The proteins below are encoded in one region of Drosophila santomea strain STO CAGO 1482 chromosome 3R, Prin_Dsan_1.1, whole genome shotgun sequence:
- the LOC120452790 gene encoding two pore potassium channel protein sup-9: MMKRQNVRTLSLVVCTFTYLLIGAAVFDSLESPTEAKRWDFLQTVKNNFVRKYNVTDEDFRVMEIVIIENKPHKAGPQWKFAGAFYFSTVVLAMIGYGHSTPVTIPGKAFCMGYAMVGIPLGLVMFQSIGERLNKFASVIIRRAKRASGARCTDATEMNLMLATGMLSSIIITTGAAVFSRYEGWSYFDSFYYCFVTLTTIGFGDYVALQNDQALTNKPGYVALSLVFILFGLAVVAASINLLVLRFMTMQAEDAKRDEQDAQNLAGNAQPVTFDDESTYNMHGKLLENNYTTENDETASLCSCTCMGGTRCLNHEQFVDPDFQPTDIIESTLCLKRASV, translated from the exons ATGATGAAGCGACAGAATGTCCGAACCCTTTCCCTGGTGGTATGCACTTTTACCTATCTTTTAATTGGAGCCGCAGTCTTCGATTCCCTGGAGTCCCCAACGGAGGCCAAGAGATGGGATTTCCTACAGA CCGTTAAAAACAACTTTGTTAGGAAGTACAATGTGACCGACGAGGATTTTCGTGTGATGGAAATCGTCATTATTGAAAATAAGCCCCACAAGGCCGGACCTCAGTGGAAATTTGCTGGAGCTTTCTACTTCAGCACGGTTGTACTGGCTATGATAG GATATGGACATTCCACGCCAGTCACAATTCCGGGAAAAGCATTTTGTATGGGTTATGCTATG GTGGGCATCCCTCTGGGTCTGGTGATGTTCCAGTCGATCGGAGAACGTCTCAATAAGTTCGCATCAGTGATTATAAGGCGGGCAAAGAGAGCCAGTGGAGCTCGCTGTACGGATGCCACCGAGATGAACCTCATGTTGGCCACCGGAATGCTCTCCTCCATTATAATCACGACTGGAGCTGCAGTATTTTCCCGATACGAGGGATGGAGCTACTTCGATAGCTTCTACTATTGCTTCGTCACCTTGACGACAATTGGCTTCGGCGACTATGTGGCATTGCAGAACGATCAAGCTCTAACTAATAAGCCTGGTTATGTGGCACTGAGTTTGGTCTTCATCCTTTTCGGCTTGGCCGTGGTGGCCGCCAGTATTAATCTGCTGGTGCTTCGCTTCATGACCAT GCAAGCGGAGGATGCCAAGCGAGATGAGCAGGATGCCCAGAACCTGGCCGGAAATGCCCAGCCGGTGACCTTCGATGATGAGTCTACGTACAACATGCATGGCAAGTTGCTGGAGAACAACTACACCACGGAGAACGATGAGACCGCCTCTCTGTGCTCCTGTACCTGCATGGGTGGCACACGGTGCCTAAATCATGAGCAGTTCGTGGATCCGGACTTCCAGCCCACCGACATCATCGAGAGCACCTTGTGCCTGAAGCGAGCCTCCGTCTGA
- the LOC120452787 gene encoding alpha-mannosidase 2 isoform X1: MLKKPRKFQTFGLLQLAAVSLTSTFPCLINRKMLRIRRRFALVICSGCLLVFLSLYIILNFAAPAATQIKQPNYENIENKLQELENGLQEHGEEMRNLRARLAKTSNRDDPIRPPHKVARSPRPGHCQDVVQDVPNVDVQMLELYDRMSFKDIDGGVWKQGWNIKYDPLKYNAHHKLKVFVVPHSHNDPGWIQTFEDYYQHDTKHILSNALRHLHENPEMKFIWAEISYFARFYHDLGENKKLQMKSIVKNGQLEFVTGGWVMPDEANSHWRNVLLQLTEGQTWLKQFMNVTPTASWAIDPFGHSPTMPYILQKSGFKNLLIQRTHYSVKKELAQQRQLEFLWRQIWDSKGDTALFTHMMPFYSYDIPHTCGPDPKVCCQFDFKRMGAFGLSCPWKAPPRAITDQNVAARSDLLVDQWKKKAELYRTNVLLIPLGDDFRFKQNTEWDVQRVNYERLFDHINSQAHFNVQAQFGTLQEYFDAVHQAERAGQAEFPTLSGDFFTYADRSDNYWSGYYTSRPYHKRMDRVLMHYVRAAEMLSAWHSWDGMARIEERLEQARRELSLFQHHDGITGTAKTHVVVDYEQRMQEALKACQMVMQQSVYRLLTKPSIYSPDFSFSYFTLDDSRWPGSGVEDSRTTIILGEDILPSKHVVMHNTLPHWREQLVDFYVSSPFVSVTDLANNPVDAQVSPVWSWHHDTLTKTIHPQGSTTKYRIIFKARVPPMGLATYVLTITDSKPEHTSYASNLLLRKNPTSVPLGLYPEDVKFGDPREISLRVGNGPTLAFSEQGLLKSIQLTQDSPHVPVHFKFLKYGVRSHGDRSGAYLFLPNGPALPVELGQPVVLVTQGKLESFVSVGLPSVVHQTIMRGGAPEIRNLVDIGSLDNTEIVMRLETHIDSGDIFYTDLNGLQFIKRRRLDKLPLQANYYPIPSGMFIEDANMRLTLLTGQPLGGSSLASGELEIMQDRRLANDDERGLGQGVLDNKPVLHIYRLVLEKINNCVRPSELHPAGYLTSVAHKASQSLLDPLDKFIFAENEWIGAQGQFGGDHPSAREDLDVSVMRRLTKSSAKTQRVGYVLHRTNLMQCGNTEEHAQKLDVCHLLPNVARCERTTLTFLQNLEHLDGMVAPEVCPMETAAYVSSHSS, encoded by the exons ATGCTAAAAAAACCACGCAAGTTCCAAACGTTTGGATTATTGCAGTTGGCTGCTGTGTCTCTGACGTCGACGTTTCCATGCTTAATTAACCGGAAAATGTTGCGAATACGTCGGCGCTTCGCTTTGGTAATTTGCTCCGGTTGCCTGCTGGTTTTCCTCAGCCTGTACATAATCCTCAACTTTGCGGCGCCGGCAGCCACCCAAATAAAG CAGCCCAACTATGAGAACATAGAGAACAAGCTGCAGGAGCTAGAAAATGGTTTGCAGGAGCATGGGGAGGAGATGCGGAATCTTAGGGCGCGTCTGGCCAAAACATCCAACCGTGACGATCCAATAAGACCTCCACACAAAGTGGCCCGATCCCCGAGGCCAGGACACTGCCAAGATGTGGTCCAGGACGTGCCCAATGTGGACGTACAGATGCTGGAGCTATATGATCGCATGTCCTTTAAGGACATCGATGGAGGTGTGTGGAAACAGGGCTGGAACATTAAGTACGATCCATTGAAGTACAACGCCCATCACAAGCTGAAAGTCTTCGTGGTGCCGCACTCGCACAACGATCCTGGATGGATTCAGACGTTCGAGGACTACTATCAACACGACACCAAGCACATCCTATCCAATGCTCTCAGGCATCTGCATGAAAATCCTGAGATGAAGTTCATCTGGGCGGAGATCTCCTACTTTGCTCGGTTTTATCACGATTTGGGCGAGAACAAAAAACTGCAAATGAAGTC CATTGTTAAGAATGGACAGTTGGAATTTGTGACTGGAGGATGGGTAATGCCGGACGAGGCCAACTCCCACTGGAGAAACGTACTGCTGCAGCTGACAGAAGGCCAAACCTGGCTGAAGCAATTCATGAATGTTACACCCACTGCCTCCTGGGCCATCGATCCCTTTGGACACAGCCCCACTATGCCGTACATTCTGCAAAAGAGTGGCTTTAAGAATTTGCTTATACAGAGGACACACTATTCGGTGAAGAAGGAACTGGCCCAACAGCGCCAGCTTGAGTTCCTTTGGCGCCAGATCTGGGACAGCAAAGGAGACACAGCTCTTTTCACACACATGATGCCCTTCTACTCGTACGATATTCCTCACACCTGCGGTCCAGATCCCAAGGTGTGTTGCCAGTTCGATTTCAAACGAATGGGCGCCTTCGGTTTGAGCTGTCCGTGGAAGGCGCCACCGCGTGCAATCACTGATCAAAATGTGGCAGCTCGCTCAGATCTGCTGGTTGATCAGTGGAAGAAAAAGGCTGAGCTGTATCGCACGAACGTTCTGCTGATACCATTGGGCGACGACTTCCGCTTTAAGCAGAACACGGAGTGGGATGTGCAGCGCGTGAACTACGAAAGGCTTTTCGACCACATCAACAGTCAGGCGCACTTCAATGTCCAGGCACAGTTTGGCACACTGCAGGAATACTTTGACGCAGTGCACCAGGCGGAGAGGGCAGGCCAAGCCGAGTTTCCCACGCTGAGCGGTGACTTTTTCACGTATGCCGATCGATCGGATAACTATTGGAGTGGCTACTACACATCTCGCCCCTATCACAAGCGCATGGACCGCGTCCTGATGCACTATGTACGTGCAGCAGAAATGCTCTCAGCTTGGCACTCCTGGGACGGCATGGCCCGCATTGAGGAGCGCCTGGAGCAGGCCCGCAGGGAATTGTCATTGTTCCAGCACCACGACGGTATAACAGGCACTGCCAAGACGCACGTGGTCGTCGACTACGAGCAGCGCATGCAGGAAGCTTTGAAAGCCTGTCAAATGGTTATGCAACAGTCGGTGTACCGTCTGCTGACAAAGCCCTCCATCTACAGTCCGGACTTCAGTTTCTCGTACTTTACGCTGGACGACTCCCGCTGGCCAGGATCTGGTGTGGAGGACAGTCGAACCACCATAATATTGGGCGAGGATATACTGCCCTCCAAGCATGTGGTGATGCACAACACCCTGCCCCACTGGCGAGAGCAGCTGGTGGACTTTTACGTATCCAGTCCGTTTGTAAGTGTTACCGACTTGGCGAACAATCCGGTGGACGCACAGGTGTCCCCCGTGTGGAGCTGGCATCATGACACACTCACGAAGACTATCCACCCACAAGGCTCCACCACCAAGTACCGAATCATCTTCAAGGCTCGAGTGCCGCCCATGGGTCTGGCCACCTACGTTTTAACCATTACCGATTCCAAGCCAGA ACACACCTCGTACGCATCGAACCTCTTGCTCCGTAAAAACCCGACTTCCGTACCCTTGGGTCTATACCCGGAAGATGTGAAGTTTGGCGATCCTCGAGAGATCTCATTGCGGGTTGGTAACGGACCCACTTTGGCATTTTCGGAGCAGGGCCTCCTTAAGTCCATCCAGCTCACCCAGGATAGCCCGCACGTGCCGGTACACTTCAAGTTCCTCAAGTATGGCGTTCGATCGCATGGCGACAGATCCGGTGCCTATCTGTTCCTGCCCAATGGACCAGCTTTGCCAGTCGAGCTTGGTCAACCGGTGGTCCTGGTGACCCAGGGCAAATTGGAGTCGTTCGTGAGCGTGGGACTTCCGAGTGTAGTGCATCAGACGATAATGCGCGGTGGAGCACCTGAGATACGCAATCTGGTGGACATTGGTTCACTGGACAACACGGAGATCGTGATGCGCTTGGAGACTCATATCGACAGTGGCGACATCTTCTACACGGATCTCAACGGACTGCAATTTATCAAGAGGCGGCGTTTGGACAAACTACCTTTGCAGGCCAACTATTATCCCATACCCTCTGGCATGTTCATCGAAGACGCCAATATGCGACTCACCCTCCTCACGGGTCAACCGCTGGGTGGATCTTCCCTGGCTTCGGGTGAGCTGGAGATTATGCAGGATCGACGTCTGGCCAATGACGATGAACGCGGCCTGGGACAGGGTGTTTTGGACAACAAGCCGGTGCTGCATATTTATCGCCTGGTGCTCGAGAAGATTAACAACTGTGTCCGACCGTCAGAGCTTCATCCTGCCGGTTATTTGACCAGTGTCGCTCACAAGGCTTCACAGTCACTGCTGGACCCACTGGACAAGTTTATATTCGCTGAAAATGAGTGGATCGGGGCACAGGGACAGTTTGGCGGTGATCATCCTTCGGCTCGTGAGGATCTCGATGTGTCGGTGATGCGACGCCTAACCAAGAGCTCCGCCAAAACCCAGCGAGTAGGCTACGTTCTACACCGCACCAACCTGATGCAATGCGGCAATACAGAGGAGCACGCACAGAAG CTGGATGTATGCCACCTACTGCCGAATGTGGCAAGATGCGAGCGCACGACGCTGACCTTCCTGCAAAATTTGGAGCACTTGGATGGCATGGTGGCACCGGAAGTGTGCCCCATGGAAACCGCCGCTTATGTGAGCAGTCACTCAAGCTGA
- the LOC120452787 gene encoding alpha-mannosidase 2 isoform X2 — translation MLKKPRKFQTFGLLQLAAVSLTSTFPCLINRKMLRIRRRFALVICSGCLLVFLSLYIILNFAAPAATQIKPNYENIENKLQELENGLQEHGEEMRNLRARLAKTSNRDDPIRPPHKVARSPRPGHCQDVVQDVPNVDVQMLELYDRMSFKDIDGGVWKQGWNIKYDPLKYNAHHKLKVFVVPHSHNDPGWIQTFEDYYQHDTKHILSNALRHLHENPEMKFIWAEISYFARFYHDLGENKKLQMKSIVKNGQLEFVTGGWVMPDEANSHWRNVLLQLTEGQTWLKQFMNVTPTASWAIDPFGHSPTMPYILQKSGFKNLLIQRTHYSVKKELAQQRQLEFLWRQIWDSKGDTALFTHMMPFYSYDIPHTCGPDPKVCCQFDFKRMGAFGLSCPWKAPPRAITDQNVAARSDLLVDQWKKKAELYRTNVLLIPLGDDFRFKQNTEWDVQRVNYERLFDHINSQAHFNVQAQFGTLQEYFDAVHQAERAGQAEFPTLSGDFFTYADRSDNYWSGYYTSRPYHKRMDRVLMHYVRAAEMLSAWHSWDGMARIEERLEQARRELSLFQHHDGITGTAKTHVVVDYEQRMQEALKACQMVMQQSVYRLLTKPSIYSPDFSFSYFTLDDSRWPGSGVEDSRTTIILGEDILPSKHVVMHNTLPHWREQLVDFYVSSPFVSVTDLANNPVDAQVSPVWSWHHDTLTKTIHPQGSTTKYRIIFKARVPPMGLATYVLTITDSKPEHTSYASNLLLRKNPTSVPLGLYPEDVKFGDPREISLRVGNGPTLAFSEQGLLKSIQLTQDSPHVPVHFKFLKYGVRSHGDRSGAYLFLPNGPALPVELGQPVVLVTQGKLESFVSVGLPSVVHQTIMRGGAPEIRNLVDIGSLDNTEIVMRLETHIDSGDIFYTDLNGLQFIKRRRLDKLPLQANYYPIPSGMFIEDANMRLTLLTGQPLGGSSLASGELEIMQDRRLANDDERGLGQGVLDNKPVLHIYRLVLEKINNCVRPSELHPAGYLTSVAHKASQSLLDPLDKFIFAENEWIGAQGQFGGDHPSAREDLDVSVMRRLTKSSAKTQRVGYVLHRTNLMQCGNTEEHAQKLDVCHLLPNVARCERTTLTFLQNLEHLDGMVAPEVCPMETAAYVSSHSS, via the exons ATGCTAAAAAAACCACGCAAGTTCCAAACGTTTGGATTATTGCAGTTGGCTGCTGTGTCTCTGACGTCGACGTTTCCATGCTTAATTAACCGGAAAATGTTGCGAATACGTCGGCGCTTCGCTTTGGTAATTTGCTCCGGTTGCCTGCTGGTTTTCCTCAGCCTGTACATAATCCTCAACTTTGCGGCGCCGGCAGCCACCCAAATAAAG CCCAACTATGAGAACATAGAGAACAAGCTGCAGGAGCTAGAAAATGGTTTGCAGGAGCATGGGGAGGAGATGCGGAATCTTAGGGCGCGTCTGGCCAAAACATCCAACCGTGACGATCCAATAAGACCTCCACACAAAGTGGCCCGATCCCCGAGGCCAGGACACTGCCAAGATGTGGTCCAGGACGTGCCCAATGTGGACGTACAGATGCTGGAGCTATATGATCGCATGTCCTTTAAGGACATCGATGGAGGTGTGTGGAAACAGGGCTGGAACATTAAGTACGATCCATTGAAGTACAACGCCCATCACAAGCTGAAAGTCTTCGTGGTGCCGCACTCGCACAACGATCCTGGATGGATTCAGACGTTCGAGGACTACTATCAACACGACACCAAGCACATCCTATCCAATGCTCTCAGGCATCTGCATGAAAATCCTGAGATGAAGTTCATCTGGGCGGAGATCTCCTACTTTGCTCGGTTTTATCACGATTTGGGCGAGAACAAAAAACTGCAAATGAAGTC CATTGTTAAGAATGGACAGTTGGAATTTGTGACTGGAGGATGGGTAATGCCGGACGAGGCCAACTCCCACTGGAGAAACGTACTGCTGCAGCTGACAGAAGGCCAAACCTGGCTGAAGCAATTCATGAATGTTACACCCACTGCCTCCTGGGCCATCGATCCCTTTGGACACAGCCCCACTATGCCGTACATTCTGCAAAAGAGTGGCTTTAAGAATTTGCTTATACAGAGGACACACTATTCGGTGAAGAAGGAACTGGCCCAACAGCGCCAGCTTGAGTTCCTTTGGCGCCAGATCTGGGACAGCAAAGGAGACACAGCTCTTTTCACACACATGATGCCCTTCTACTCGTACGATATTCCTCACACCTGCGGTCCAGATCCCAAGGTGTGTTGCCAGTTCGATTTCAAACGAATGGGCGCCTTCGGTTTGAGCTGTCCGTGGAAGGCGCCACCGCGTGCAATCACTGATCAAAATGTGGCAGCTCGCTCAGATCTGCTGGTTGATCAGTGGAAGAAAAAGGCTGAGCTGTATCGCACGAACGTTCTGCTGATACCATTGGGCGACGACTTCCGCTTTAAGCAGAACACGGAGTGGGATGTGCAGCGCGTGAACTACGAAAGGCTTTTCGACCACATCAACAGTCAGGCGCACTTCAATGTCCAGGCACAGTTTGGCACACTGCAGGAATACTTTGACGCAGTGCACCAGGCGGAGAGGGCAGGCCAAGCCGAGTTTCCCACGCTGAGCGGTGACTTTTTCACGTATGCCGATCGATCGGATAACTATTGGAGTGGCTACTACACATCTCGCCCCTATCACAAGCGCATGGACCGCGTCCTGATGCACTATGTACGTGCAGCAGAAATGCTCTCAGCTTGGCACTCCTGGGACGGCATGGCCCGCATTGAGGAGCGCCTGGAGCAGGCCCGCAGGGAATTGTCATTGTTCCAGCACCACGACGGTATAACAGGCACTGCCAAGACGCACGTGGTCGTCGACTACGAGCAGCGCATGCAGGAAGCTTTGAAAGCCTGTCAAATGGTTATGCAACAGTCGGTGTACCGTCTGCTGACAAAGCCCTCCATCTACAGTCCGGACTTCAGTTTCTCGTACTTTACGCTGGACGACTCCCGCTGGCCAGGATCTGGTGTGGAGGACAGTCGAACCACCATAATATTGGGCGAGGATATACTGCCCTCCAAGCATGTGGTGATGCACAACACCCTGCCCCACTGGCGAGAGCAGCTGGTGGACTTTTACGTATCCAGTCCGTTTGTAAGTGTTACCGACTTGGCGAACAATCCGGTGGACGCACAGGTGTCCCCCGTGTGGAGCTGGCATCATGACACACTCACGAAGACTATCCACCCACAAGGCTCCACCACCAAGTACCGAATCATCTTCAAGGCTCGAGTGCCGCCCATGGGTCTGGCCACCTACGTTTTAACCATTACCGATTCCAAGCCAGA ACACACCTCGTACGCATCGAACCTCTTGCTCCGTAAAAACCCGACTTCCGTACCCTTGGGTCTATACCCGGAAGATGTGAAGTTTGGCGATCCTCGAGAGATCTCATTGCGGGTTGGTAACGGACCCACTTTGGCATTTTCGGAGCAGGGCCTCCTTAAGTCCATCCAGCTCACCCAGGATAGCCCGCACGTGCCGGTACACTTCAAGTTCCTCAAGTATGGCGTTCGATCGCATGGCGACAGATCCGGTGCCTATCTGTTCCTGCCCAATGGACCAGCTTTGCCAGTCGAGCTTGGTCAACCGGTGGTCCTGGTGACCCAGGGCAAATTGGAGTCGTTCGTGAGCGTGGGACTTCCGAGTGTAGTGCATCAGACGATAATGCGCGGTGGAGCACCTGAGATACGCAATCTGGTGGACATTGGTTCACTGGACAACACGGAGATCGTGATGCGCTTGGAGACTCATATCGACAGTGGCGACATCTTCTACACGGATCTCAACGGACTGCAATTTATCAAGAGGCGGCGTTTGGACAAACTACCTTTGCAGGCCAACTATTATCCCATACCCTCTGGCATGTTCATCGAAGACGCCAATATGCGACTCACCCTCCTCACGGGTCAACCGCTGGGTGGATCTTCCCTGGCTTCGGGTGAGCTGGAGATTATGCAGGATCGACGTCTGGCCAATGACGATGAACGCGGCCTGGGACAGGGTGTTTTGGACAACAAGCCGGTGCTGCATATTTATCGCCTGGTGCTCGAGAAGATTAACAACTGTGTCCGACCGTCAGAGCTTCATCCTGCCGGTTATTTGACCAGTGTCGCTCACAAGGCTTCACAGTCACTGCTGGACCCACTGGACAAGTTTATATTCGCTGAAAATGAGTGGATCGGGGCACAGGGACAGTTTGGCGGTGATCATCCTTCGGCTCGTGAGGATCTCGATGTGTCGGTGATGCGACGCCTAACCAAGAGCTCCGCCAAAACCCAGCGAGTAGGCTACGTTCTACACCGCACCAACCTGATGCAATGCGGCAATACAGAGGAGCACGCACAGAAG CTGGATGTATGCCACCTACTGCCGAATGTGGCAAGATGCGAGCGCACGACGCTGACCTTCCTGCAAAATTTGGAGCACTTGGATGGCATGGTGGCACCGGAAGTGTGCCCCATGGAAACCGCCGCTTATGTGAGCAGTCACTCAAGCTGA